A single window of Sphaerodactylus townsendi isolate TG3544 linkage group LG05, MPM_Stown_v2.3, whole genome shotgun sequence DNA harbors:
- the MARCHF2 gene encoding E3 ubiquitin-protein ligase MARCHF2 has product MTTGDCCHLPGSLCDCPGSAALSKSVEDSDLGRPQYVTQVTAKDGRLLSTVIKALGTQSDGPICRICHEGGSGEGLLSPCNCTGTLGAVHKSCLEKWLSSSNTSYCELCHTEFVVERRPRPLTEWLKDPGPRSEKRTLFCDMVCFLFITPLAAISGWLCLRGAQDHLQFNSRLEAIGLIALTIALFTIYVLWTLVSFRYHCQLYSEWRRTNQKVRLMIPDSRNPHPVQHSLLSAKLLKKKADETTV; this is encoded by the exons ATGACGACGGGCGACTGCTGCCACCTTCCTGGTTCGCTGTGCGATTGCCCCGGAAGCGCCGCCCTGTCCAAGTCAGTGGAAGACTCCGACCTTGGGCGGCCCCAGTATGTCACCCAGGTCACGGCCAAGGACGGCCGGCTGCTCTCCACGGTGATCAAAGCCCTGGGGACCCAGAG tgaTGGCCCCATCTGTCGGATCTGTCATGAAGGTGGAAGTGGAGAGGGCCTGCTGTCCCCCTGCAACTGCACCGGCACGCTGGGGGCCGTCCACAAAAGCTGCCTGGAGAAGTGGCTGTCCTCCTCAAACACCAGCTACTGTGAACTCTGCCACACTGAGTTTGTCGTGGAGAGAAGACCCCGACCCCTGACAGAG TGGCTGAAGGACCCCGGGCCACGCAGTGAGAAGCGGACCCTCTTCTGCGACATGGTGTGTTTCCTCTTCATCACCCCGCTGGCTGCTATCTCGGGCTGGCTGTGCCTCCGTGGAGCCCAGGATCACCTGCAATTCAACAGCCGCTTGGAAGCCATCGGCTTGATTGCGCTGACCATAGCACTTTTTACTATCTATGTCCTCTGGACGCTG GTTTCATTCCGCTACCATTGCCAGCTGTACTCGGAGTGGCGAAGGACCAATCAGAAAGTCCGCCTGATGATCCCAGACTCACGAAACCCTCACCCTGTTCAGCACTCCCTGCTGTCAGCCAAGCTCCTGAAGAAGAAGGCTGATGAGACGACCGTATGA
- the RAB11B gene encoding ras-related protein Rab-11B encodes MGTRDDEYDYLFKVVLIGDSGVGKSNLLSRFTRNEFNLESKSTIGVEFATRSIQVDGKTIKAQIWDTAGQERYRAITSAYYRGAVGALLVYDIAKHLTYENVERWLKELRDHADNNIVIMLVGNKSDLRHLRAVPTDEARAFAEKNNLSFIETSALDSTNVEEAFKNILTEIHRDRFPRKQIG; translated from the exons TTGTGCTGATTGGAGACTCTGGGGTGGGAAAGAGCAATCTCCTGTCCCGCTTCACACGCAATGAGTTCAACCTGGAGAGCAAAAGCACCATCGGCGTGGAGTTTGCCACCAGAAGCATCCAGGTGGATGGGAAGACGATAAAGGCACAGATCTGGGACACCGCTGGTCAGGAGCGATATCGGGCCATCACCTCTGC GTACTACCGTGGAGCCGTCGGGGCACTTCTGGTTTACGACATCGCCAAGCACCTGACGTACGAGAACGTGGAACGCTGGCTGAAGGAGCTCCGGGATCACGCGGACAACAATATCGTCATCATGCTGGTGGGGAACAAGAGCGACTTGCGCCACCTGAGGGCTGTGCCCACAGACGAGGCCCGCGCTTTTGCAG AAAAAAACAACTTGTCTTTCATTGAAACTTCAGCGCTTGATTCAACAAATGTAGAAGAAGCTTTCAAGAATATTCTCACAG AGATTCACCGTGACAGGTTCCCCAGGAAGCAGATTGGGTAG